Proteins encoded in a region of the Gemmatimonadota bacterium genome:
- a CDS encoding ABC transporter permease: MAYAWTRMNRQGPPTRFAVWRLRMRVTASCIDALAERGATMTMTGLWSDGRFALRGLLRAPGLAVITIGTLALGIGATTAMFTVVNAVLLRPLPYHNPDRVVAVYETLPGFPRFYVRPSHFVEYQQHNTVFESVGAHLGRGDEILTGGDEPLVVWTARVSANLFTLLGVAPIHGRTFYPEEDQPGNDDVMILSHGFWQQHFGADPDVIDRQLVLSDRTFTIVGVMPSGFELPELGVS, encoded by the coding sequence ATGGCCTACGCGTGGACGCGGATGAACCGACAGGGACCGCCCACCCGATTCGCGGTCTGGCGGCTACGCATGCGGGTCACGGCTTCCTGCATCGACGCACTCGCAGAGAGGGGGGCGACGATGACGATGACGGGACTCTGGAGCGATGGGCGATTCGCGCTGCGGGGACTTCTACGTGCTCCGGGCTTAGCGGTGATCACGATCGGCACGCTCGCGCTGGGCATCGGCGCCACCACCGCGATGTTCACCGTGGTCAACGCCGTCCTGCTGCGTCCGCTCCCGTATCACAACCCCGATCGAGTCGTCGCGGTGTATGAGACGTTACCGGGCTTCCCTCGCTTCTACGTCAGGCCGTCCCACTTCGTGGAGTACCAGCAGCACAACACGGTCTTCGAGTCTGTCGGGGCGCACCTAGGGCGCGGCGACGAGATCCTGACCGGGGGCGATGAGCCGTTGGTGGTTTGGACGGCCCGCGTCAGCGCCAATCTGTTCACGCTGCTCGGAGTCGCGCCGATTCACGGCCGCACGTTCTACCCCGAGGAGGATCAACCCGGCAACGACGATGTGATGATCTTGAGCCACGGATTCTGGCAACAGCACTTCGGGGCGGATCCGGATGTGATCGACCGGCAGCTTGTGCTGAGCGATCGGACGTTCACGATCGTCGGTGTCATGCCGTCCGGCTTCGAGTTACCCGAGCTAGGGGTGAGCTAG
- a CDS encoding helix-turn-helix transcriptional regulator, with protein sequence MGRLFSLTYPTATVLLAIRNGHRYGFDIMDATGLPDGTVYPLLRRLERRGVLEGKWEEEDEAKAERRPQRRYYELTPVGELSMADVEARFGALPRLFQPRSEPA encoded by the coding sequence ATGGGCCGACTTTTCAGCCTGACCTATCCCACCGCGACCGTGCTGCTGGCCATCCGGAACGGCCACCGCTACGGCTTCGACATCATGGACGCCACGGGGCTTCCCGACGGCACGGTCTATCCCCTCCTGCGGCGGCTGGAACGGAGGGGGGTATTGGAGGGGAAGTGGGAGGAGGAGGACGAGGCGAAGGCCGAGCGGCGGCCCCAGCGGAGGTATTACGAGCTGACGCCGGTGGGGGAGTTGTCCATGGCCGATGTCGAGGCCCGCTTTGGTGCCCTACCTCGTCTGTTCCAGCCGCGGTCAGAGCCGGCCTGA
- a CDS encoding helix-turn-helix domain-containing protein, producing the protein MNVSSKEKQAAILRALVEGNSIRATSRMVGCSKNTVSRLLRIIGDP; encoded by the coding sequence ATGAACGTGTCGAGCAAAGAGAAACAGGCCGCGATCCTCAGGGCACTCGTTGAGGGCAACTCGATCCGCGCTACATCTCGGATGGTCGGATGCTCCAAGAACACCGTCTCTCGGCTGCTCAGGATCATCGGTGACCCATAG
- a CDS encoding transposase, whose product MGIKEVVTAPASPWQNPFYERLIGSIRRECLDHVIVLNERHLMRVLRSYACYYHSSRTHRSLDDDCPDPRPVEPPEMGDVIAIAQVGGLHHRYTRRLAA is encoded by the coding sequence ATGGGCATCAAGGAAGTCGTCACGGCCCCCGCCTCGCCGTGGCAGAATCCTTTTTATGAACGTTTGATCGGATCGATCCGGCGAGAGTGCCTCGACCATGTCATCGTCCTGAACGAACGCCACCTCATGCGGGTTCTTCGCAGCTACGCGTGCTACTACCACTCGTCGCGAACTCATCGGTCATTGGACGACGACTGCCCTGATCCGCGTCCTGTGGAGCCGCCCGAGATGGGCGATGTCATAGCAATCGCCCAGGTTGGCGGGCTTCATCACCGCTACACCCGCCGGCTCGCTGCCTGA
- a CDS encoding type II toxin-antitoxin system death-on-curing family toxin, translated as MTMLMAIHAQQIERYGGAHGVLDENVVRSALARPKQRWAYDDDADLADLAASYLVGFTRSQGFSDGNKRAGLACALVFLSLNSQELHVPSKELYALSMQAATDQADDQVVAAYLRDRMTLRP; from the coding sequence GTGACGATGCTGATGGCCATTCATGCTCAACAGATCGAGCGGTACGGAGGGGCGCACGGAGTTCTTGACGAGAACGTCGTGCGCTCCGCTCTCGCGAGGCCCAAGCAACGTTGGGCGTACGACGATGACGCTGACCTCGCTGACCTTGCCGCGTCCTATCTGGTTGGCTTCACTCGTTCGCAGGGCTTCAGCGATGGCAACAAACGCGCGGGGCTCGCTTGTGCTCTCGTCTTTCTGAGTTTGAACAGCCAGGAGCTGCATGTTCCCTCCAAGGAGCTCTACGCGCTCTCCATGCAGGCGGCAACCGATCAGGCCGATGACCAGGTGGTCGCAGCTTATCTACGCGACCGGATGACGCTACGCCCGTAG
- a CDS encoding FtsX-like permease family protein — protein sequence MSARERQLGPAVGHIIPYLTARLKPGATVEQARQELGAIAARLGEEYPDGTGFGIRVEPMLDHTVGRVRAALLMLLAAVGLLLLIAVTNVAAMLLSRAIERQREMAIRRALGAGRLRLLRQLLTEGLILGLASAATGLVAAYWGVRLLLALTPESLPRTADSSVAPFGTRTYEVAIDGQALGFALGVALLSVVICSLVPALRASGLSPVEALKGAAGSLMGGGRSIGRRGRRVRPHDVIVIAQVALSLLLLVGAGLLVRSFAQLQRVDPGIEAKNLLMANISLPASRYNTRVQQAEFFRELIERVSGLPPVRAVALTVSRPIRDGTYHVNGEIGGAAPGQPTVIERFRSHVVTPEYFRAMGIPLLRGRIFSASEGRQEWIGEWWKDGSGLAVINETMATRYFPDGNAIGKRINFSEIVGIVGDVTQDGRFRQAPAQVYYSLLQMPVGAAWLAVRTDGDPLSLVPAVRAQVLSIDPDQPVARFATMEALLADSLEEQRISMFLMSVFGALALMLVVGGIYGVASYSVARRTHEFGIRRALGGGAPAVFFLVLREGLRLCLTGIALGLVAALSLTRMISSQLYGVTATDPLTFVAVCVGLVAVVLVAGYVPARRATRADPMEALRYE from the coding sequence TTGAGCGCTCGTGAGCGTCAGCTCGGCCCGGCGGTCGGCCACATCATTCCTTATCTGACTGCACGTCTGAAACCCGGAGCGACGGTAGAGCAGGCGCGTCAGGAGCTCGGGGCCATCGCCGCCCGACTCGGCGAGGAGTATCCCGACGGGACGGGCTTCGGCATTCGCGTCGAGCCGATGCTGGACCACACCGTGGGCCGCGTCCGGGCGGCGCTGCTGATGCTTCTCGCAGCGGTCGGTCTGCTGCTGCTCATAGCCGTCACGAACGTGGCGGCCATGCTCTTGTCGAGGGCGATCGAACGACAGCGCGAGATGGCGATACGCCGCGCCCTGGGTGCCGGTCGCTTGCGGCTCCTCCGGCAGCTGCTGACCGAAGGCCTGATCTTGGGATTGGCCAGCGCCGCGACGGGCCTGGTGGCCGCGTACTGGGGAGTCCGTCTGTTGCTTGCGTTGACGCCCGAGAGCCTGCCGAGGACGGCCGACAGTTCCGTTGCTCCGTTCGGGACTAGGACCTACGAAGTGGCCATCGATGGCCAGGCCCTCGGCTTCGCGCTGGGCGTAGCCCTGTTGTCGGTCGTGATCTGTAGTCTCGTTCCTGCCCTGCGGGCCTCTGGCCTCAGTCCGGTCGAAGCTCTGAAGGGCGCGGCCGGCTCCCTGATGGGCGGTGGGCGCTCCATTGGACGGCGTGGACGACGCGTGCGACCGCACGACGTCATCGTGATCGCCCAAGTGGCACTCTCACTGCTCCTGTTGGTCGGGGCCGGGCTTTTGGTCCGAAGCTTTGCGCAGCTTCAGCGGGTCGATCCGGGCATTGAAGCCAAAAATCTGTTGATGGCTAACATTAGTCTGCCGGCCTCGAGGTACAACACACGCGTCCAGCAGGCAGAGTTCTTCAGAGAGCTTATCGAGCGCGTCTCGGGGCTGCCCCCCGTGCGCGCTGTTGCGCTCACAGTCTCTCGTCCCATCAGGGACGGGACCTACCATGTCAATGGGGAGATCGGGGGAGCGGCACCGGGCCAGCCCACTGTGATCGAGAGGTTCCGGTCACATGTGGTGACGCCGGAGTACTTCCGGGCGATGGGCATTCCTCTGTTGAGGGGCCGCATCTTCTCCGCAAGCGAGGGGCGTCAAGAGTGGATCGGGGAGTGGTGGAAAGACGGGTCCGGTCTGGCGGTCATCAACGAGACGATGGCGACACGCTATTTCCCTGATGGAAACGCCATCGGCAAGCGAATAAACTTCAGTGAAATCGTGGGCATCGTGGGCGACGTCACGCAGGACGGGCGCTTCAGGCAGGCTCCCGCACAGGTGTATTATTCGCTGCTGCAAATGCCAGTCGGAGCTGCGTGGCTGGCCGTCCGCACGGATGGAGACCCACTGAGCCTTGTTCCGGCCGTGCGCGCGCAAGTCTTGTCGATCGATCCTGACCAGCCCGTCGCGCGGTTCGCCACGATGGAGGCACTCCTTGCCGATTCCTTGGAGGAACAGCGCATTTCGATGTTTCTCATGTCCGTCTTCGGAGCGCTGGCGCTGATGCTGGTGGTCGGCGGGATCTACGGCGTGGCGTCATACTCCGTGGCTCGGCGAACGCACGAATTCGGCATCCGACGGGCGTTGGGTGGTGGAGCCCCGGCCGTCTTCTTCCTGGTGCTGCGCGAAGGGTTACGTCTCTGCCTCACCGGTATTGCTCTCGGACTGGTTGCGGCCCTGTCGCTCACCCGCATGATCTCCAGTCAGCTTTACGGAGTGACGGCCACCGATCCCTTGACCTTTGTGGCCGTCTGCGTCGGGCTGGTTGCGGTGGTGCTTGTCGCCGGCTACGTGCCTGCGCGCCGGGCAACGCGCGCGGATCCTATGGAGGCGCTGCGGTACGAGTGA
- the ettA gene encoding energy-dependent translational throttle protein EttA → MSGPQFIYHMHRLSKIVPPKREILKNINLSFYPGAKIGVVGANGSGKSSLLHIMAGIDTDFLGEAWAAKGTRISYLAQEPELDESLNVKGNVELAVSEIHDLLRKFEEVSLKFGEISTDEEMNALIEEQSRLQDRIEAVGAWELDRKVEIAMDALRLPPGDADVTTLSGGERRRVALCRVLLEQPDLLLLDEPTNHLDAESVAWLEHHLAAFPGTIVAITHDRYFLDNVAQWILELDRGQGIPWKGNYTSWLEQKRERLRVEEKSESARQKTLERELEWIRMSPRARQAKGKARINAYAELLDRDEREQARTAEILIPKGPRLGRTVINASGLRKGFGDQLLIDDLSFDVPAGAIVGIVGGNGAGKTTLFRMIVGEEQPDSGTLELGQTVELAYVDQSREELDPEKSVFDEVSGGHDILYFGRAEVNARAYLSWFAFRGADQQKRTGVLSGGERNRLHLAKLLKSGGNVLLLDEPTNDLDVDTLRALENAILDFAGCVLVISHDRWFLDRVATHILAFEGDSQVTWFEGNHTEYEDDRRRRLGEAAVQPHRLKYRKLVRD, encoded by the coding sequence ATGTCTGGACCGCAGTTCATCTACCATATGCACCGGCTCTCGAAGATCGTCCCGCCCAAGCGGGAGATCCTCAAGAACATCAACCTCTCGTTCTATCCCGGCGCGAAGATCGGTGTCGTAGGCGCGAACGGTTCGGGAAAGAGCTCGCTCCTGCACATCATGGCAGGCATCGATACCGACTTCCTCGGCGAGGCCTGGGCCGCGAAGGGCACGCGCATCAGCTATTTGGCCCAGGAACCAGAACTCGACGAGTCCCTCAACGTGAAGGGAAACGTCGAGCTGGCGGTCTCCGAAATCCACGACCTTCTCCGGAAGTTCGAGGAGGTGAGCCTCAAGTTTGGTGAGATCTCGACCGACGAGGAGATGAACGCGCTCATTGAAGAGCAGTCGAGGCTGCAGGATCGAATCGAGGCGGTGGGTGCATGGGAGTTGGACCGGAAGGTCGAGATCGCGATGGACGCGCTGCGCCTGCCTCCCGGGGACGCGGACGTCACCACGCTCTCGGGCGGTGAGCGCCGGCGGGTAGCACTCTGCCGCGTCTTGCTCGAGCAGCCCGACTTACTGCTGCTCGACGAGCCGACCAATCACCTGGATGCAGAATCGGTCGCCTGGCTCGAGCATCACCTAGCCGCATTCCCGGGGACGATCGTGGCGATCACCCACGACCGGTACTTCCTGGACAACGTGGCGCAGTGGATCCTGGAGCTCGACCGCGGGCAAGGCATTCCTTGGAAGGGCAACTACACGTCATGGCTCGAGCAGAAGAGGGAGCGGCTGCGCGTGGAGGAGAAGAGCGAGTCCGCTCGTCAGAAGACCTTGGAGCGCGAGCTGGAGTGGATCCGAATGTCCCCCCGCGCGCGGCAAGCCAAGGGGAAGGCCCGCATCAATGCATACGCGGAGCTACTCGATCGCGACGAGCGCGAACAGGCGCGCACCGCCGAGATATTGATCCCAAAGGGACCCCGACTTGGGCGCACGGTGATCAACGCGAGCGGCCTGCGGAAGGGCTTCGGCGATCAGCTGCTCATCGACGACCTCTCGTTCGACGTGCCGGCGGGCGCGATCGTCGGAATCGTCGGTGGCAACGGCGCGGGCAAGACGACCCTCTTCCGGATGATCGTCGGCGAAGAACAGCCCGACTCGGGAACGCTCGAATTGGGCCAGACCGTAGAGCTCGCGTACGTCGATCAGTCCCGCGAGGAGCTCGACCCCGAGAAGAGCGTCTTCGATGAAGTCAGTGGGGGCCATGACATCCTTTACTTCGGGCGCGCGGAGGTGAACGCTCGCGCCTACCTGTCGTGGTTCGCCTTTCGGGGCGCGGATCAACAGAAGAGGACCGGCGTGCTGTCGGGAGGAGAACGCAACCGCCTGCACCTCGCCAAGCTGCTCAAGTCGGGCGGTAACGTGTTGCTTCTGGACGAGCCCACCAACGACCTGGATGTCGATACTCTGCGCGCGCTTGAAAACGCCATCCTGGACTTTGCGGGCTGCGTGCTGGTGATCTCTCACGACCGATGGTTCCTGGACCGGGTCGCGACGCACATCCTCGCGTTCGAGGGTGACTCTCAAGTCACCTGGTTCGAAGGAAACCACACCGAGTACGAGGACGACCGTCGCCGTCGATTGGGCGAGGCGGCGGTGCAACCGCATCGATTGAAGTACCGCAAATTGGTCCGAGACTGA
- a CDS encoding ISAzo13 family transposase, with protein MWTFTLIASAHPEPVDPRLKKTAILKELEELLADETAGDPISGVKWSRKNPRTLSDELKARGVEACPNTVAATLREQHYSLRVNRKSVASTHHPDRDLQFRHLATVKQDFLDRGVPVISVDSKKRELVGAFRNPGRAWRREPHDVLIHDFRSNAQGVALPYGIYDLARNHGTIIVGTSHDTAAFAVDSVGLWLDSTGWHTYPDMSELLILCDAGGSNGYRTRLWKYALSQLVREHGIAVTVGHYPPGASKWNPADHRLFSFISLNWAGVPLRDYETILNYLRTTTTRSGLEVNASLHTQHYATGVEVSNAQMKEIHIAHNDTLPLWNYTISP; from the coding sequence CTGTGGACATTCACCCTGATCGCGTCCGCGCACCCGGAGCCGGTCGACCCTCGGTTAAAAAAAACCGCTATTCTCAAAGAACTCGAAGAACTGCTGGCCGATGAGACCGCGGGTGATCCCATCTCAGGCGTGAAGTGGTCGCGCAAGAACCCCCGCACGCTCAGCGACGAACTCAAAGCCCGAGGGGTCGAGGCCTGTCCCAACACGGTGGCCGCCACCCTGCGCGAGCAACACTACTCGCTGCGCGTCAACCGCAAGAGCGTCGCCTCCACCCACCATCCGGACCGAGACCTGCAGTTCCGCCACCTCGCCACTGTCAAGCAAGACTTCCTCGATCGGGGAGTCCCAGTCATCAGCGTCGACAGCAAGAAACGCGAACTCGTCGGCGCCTTCCGCAACCCAGGACGCGCCTGGCGTCGTGAGCCCCACGACGTGCTCATCCACGACTTCCGCTCCAATGCTCAGGGCGTCGCTCTGCCGTACGGGATCTACGACCTGGCCCGCAACCACGGCACGATCATCGTCGGCACCTCCCACGATACTGCCGCCTTCGCCGTCGACTCCGTCGGCCTCTGGCTCGACTCCACAGGCTGGCACACCTATCCCGACATGAGCGAGCTGCTCATCCTCTGTGATGCCGGTGGCAGCAACGGCTACCGCACCCGTCTGTGGAAGTATGCCCTCTCCCAACTCGTCCGCGAGCACGGCATCGCCGTCACCGTCGGCCACTATCCCCCGGGCGCTTCCAAGTGGAATCCCGCCGACCACCGCCTCTTCAGCTTCATCAGCCTCAACTGGGCCGGTGTGCCTTTGCGCGACTACGAGACCATCCTCAACTACCTGCGCACCACCACCACCCGCTCCGGACTCGAGGTCAACGCCTCCCTCCACACCCAGCACTACGCCACCGGTGTCGAAGTCAGCAACGCCCAGATGAAGGAGATCCACATCGCGCACAACGACACCCTGCCCCTCTGGAACTACACCATCTCCCCTTGA
- a CDS encoding aminotransferase class III-fold pyridoxal phosphate-dependent enzyme, with product MIRIHSRPDLDEAVALDAVREHYGLDGTLTPLPGERDRNFLLEVDSGVRYVVKVSSPDEPQAILEFENRMIERLTADTNGLVPGLVAARSGATLVEHVDPAGARHRIRILHFLPGTLLATVRPRSEALLVDIGRRMADLDSALGALPDHPPARVDFDWALGHAGDVMERGLSLLEGEQRALIERAIASFRGKESEFLGLGSQMIHGDVNDHNVLVSPTDGGEHRVTGIIDLGDAHSAPRAFDLAIAIAYSILGTPDPFAAAAALTRGYHGTLPLLEQELDVTMSLVRARLGQSVCIAAWRREEGKADEYHLVSEEPAWHMLRRLDSVPEAIATGILRDACGLDACPRSAPLKKWLATQNFSSVMEEPEDERAIGVLDLSVGSPNLTGRDTDDTSDFTERLFARMREQGITLGIGRFLEPRAFYLTDAFAGREGDPRERRTIHLGIDLFHEPGALVRAPLAGRVKSVRDNDARLDYGPTVILEHDGPAGPFWTLYGHLQRTSVGNLDPGDPVEAGQTIARVGPYPENGDWPPHLHFQIMTDLLSFEGEFPGVALPRERSVWASFSPDPNLVLRLPGETTYVEPSGLEQRRKGALGLNLSLSYDEPIHVARGRGAYLYDSLGREYLDGVNNVAHVGHEHPVVVRAGQRQMGVLNTNTRYLHETILQYAERLSALFPDPLSVCFLVNSGSEANELALRLARAHTGGEAVVSLEGGYHGSTQACIDVSHYKFAGRGGGGARPWVAAAPMPDAFRGLYRSDDPARASRYAAHVGEGFERLAATGYAASAFLAESILSCGGQIEPPEGYLAAAYEQARANGAVCIADEIQVGFGRVGSHMWGFETQGVVPDIVTLGKPIGNGHPLGAVVTTPEIAASFANGMEFFSTFGGNPVSAAIGLAVLDVIDDEGLQAHAAEVGGKLKAGLGMLAGTHEVIGDVRGRGLFLGIEFVRDRQSLEPAADVASYAVARMKDRGILLSTDGPDHNVIKIKPPMPFCAADAERLVRELDGVLAHDVVRAVTGV from the coding sequence ATGATCCGCATCCACAGCCGTCCCGATCTCGACGAAGCCGTAGCCCTCGACGCAGTCCGCGAGCACTACGGTCTCGACGGCACCCTCACGCCGTTGCCTGGGGAGCGGGATCGCAACTTCCTGCTCGAGGTCGACAGCGGGGTGCGCTACGTCGTCAAAGTGAGTTCTCCCGACGAGCCTCAGGCGATCCTCGAGTTCGAGAACCGCATGATCGAGCGGCTGACCGCGGACACGAACGGTCTCGTCCCCGGACTCGTCGCGGCACGCTCCGGCGCGACGCTCGTCGAGCACGTGGACCCAGCAGGCGCTAGGCACCGCATCCGAATCCTCCACTTCCTGCCGGGTACGCTACTCGCCACGGTTCGTCCTCGTAGCGAAGCACTCCTGGTAGATATCGGGCGACGCATGGCCGACCTGGACAGCGCACTCGGAGCGCTCCCCGACCACCCCCCGGCGCGCGTCGACTTCGACTGGGCGCTGGGACACGCCGGCGACGTCATGGAGCGCGGGCTCTCTCTGCTCGAGGGCGAGCAGAGAGCCCTGATCGAACGAGCGATCGCTTCGTTCCGCGGCAAGGAATCAGAATTCCTCGGGCTCGGCTCTCAGATGATCCACGGGGACGTCAACGATCACAACGTGTTGGTGTCGCCCACGGACGGAGGCGAACACCGCGTCACGGGAATCATCGATCTGGGCGACGCGCACTCCGCGCCACGCGCCTTCGACCTCGCGATCGCGATCGCGTACTCGATCCTCGGGACTCCAGACCCATTCGCCGCCGCGGCCGCGCTGACCCGCGGGTACCATGGGACCTTGCCACTGCTCGAGCAGGAGCTCGATGTCACGATGTCGCTCGTCCGGGCGCGGCTGGGTCAGAGCGTGTGCATCGCGGCATGGCGACGCGAAGAGGGCAAGGCCGACGAGTACCATCTGGTGTCCGAGGAGCCGGCGTGGCATATGCTGCGAAGGCTCGATTCGGTGCCCGAAGCGATCGCCACCGGCATTCTCCGAGACGCCTGCGGCCTCGACGCTTGTCCGCGGAGCGCACCGCTAAAGAAGTGGCTGGCGACGCAGAACTTCAGCTCCGTAATGGAAGAGCCCGAGGACGAGCGCGCGATCGGTGTGCTCGACCTGAGCGTAGGCAGTCCCAATCTGACCGGTCGCGATACCGACGACACGAGCGACTTCACAGAGCGGCTCTTCGCTCGCATGCGCGAGCAGGGAATCACGCTCGGGATCGGGCGCTTCCTGGAGCCGCGCGCGTTCTATCTGACAGACGCGTTCGCCGGGCGCGAGGGCGATCCCCGCGAACGCCGGACGATCCACCTCGGCATCGATCTATTCCACGAGCCGGGCGCGCTGGTGCGGGCGCCGCTCGCGGGCCGCGTGAAAAGCGTTCGGGACAACGACGCTCGGCTCGACTACGGACCTACGGTGATCCTCGAGCACGACGGGCCCGCTGGGCCGTTCTGGACGTTGTACGGCCACCTGCAGCGCACCTCTGTCGGCAACCTCGACCCCGGGGATCCGGTCGAGGCGGGGCAGACGATCGCACGCGTAGGCCCGTACCCGGAGAACGGAGATTGGCCGCCGCATCTGCACTTCCAGATCATGACGGATCTGCTCTCTTTCGAGGGCGAGTTTCCCGGCGTTGCACTTCCGAGAGAGCGCTCGGTTTGGGCGTCGTTTTCGCCGGACCCGAATCTCGTTCTCCGGCTGCCCGGAGAGACGACGTACGTGGAGCCCAGCGGTCTCGAGCAGCGGCGAAAGGGCGCCCTCGGCCTGAACCTGAGTCTTTCGTACGACGAACCCATCCACGTCGCGCGCGGCCGCGGCGCCTACCTCTACGACTCGCTGGGGCGGGAGTACCTGGACGGCGTCAACAACGTCGCGCACGTAGGGCACGAGCACCCCGTCGTCGTACGGGCGGGCCAGCGTCAGATGGGCGTGCTGAATACGAATACCCGGTACCTGCACGAGACGATCCTACAGTACGCGGAGCGGCTCTCGGCGCTCTTCCCCGACCCGCTCTCGGTCTGCTTCCTGGTGAACTCCGGCAGCGAGGCCAACGAGCTCGCGCTGCGCCTGGCGCGGGCCCACACCGGAGGCGAAGCGGTGGTATCGCTCGAGGGCGGCTACCACGGCAGTACCCAGGCGTGTATCGACGTGAGCCACTACAAGTTCGCGGGACGGGGTGGCGGTGGCGCGCGCCCCTGGGTGGCCGCGGCGCCGATGCCGGACGCTTTCCGCGGTCTGTACCGCTCGGACGACCCCGCACGTGCGAGCCGGTACGCCGCGCATGTGGGCGAAGGCTTCGAACGGCTGGCCGCCACGGGCTACGCCGCATCCGCGTTCCTCGCGGAGAGCATCCTCTCGTGTGGCGGTCAGATCGAGCCGCCAGAGGGGTACTTGGCCGCCGCGTACGAGCAGGCGCGCGCGAACGGCGCAGTGTGCATCGCGGACGAAATCCAGGTCGGCTTCGGGCGCGTCGGAAGCCACATGTGGGGCTTCGAGACCCAGGGGGTCGTGCCTGACATCGTCACCCTTGGAAAGCCGATCGGAAACGGACACCCGCTAGGCGCAGTGGTGACCACCCCGGAGATCGCTGCTTCGTTCGCCAACGGCATGGAGTTCTTCAGCACCTTCGGCGGGAATCCGGTATCCGCGGCGATCGGTCTCGCGGTCTTGGATGTGATCGATGACGAGGGATTGCAGGCTCACGCGGCTGAAGTGGGGGGAAAGCTGAAGGCCGGCCTGGGCATGCTCGCAGGCACACACGAGGTGATCGGCGACGTGCGCGGCCGTGGGCTCTTCCTCGGCATCGAGTTCGTGCGCGATCGTCAATCACTGGAGCCCGCGGCTGACGTCGCCAGCTATGCGGTGGCGCGCATGAAGGACCGGGGGATCCTGCTGAGCACAGACGGACCCGACCACAACGTGATCAAGATCAAGCCGCCTATGCCGTTCTGCGCGGCAGACGCCGAGCGCCTGGTGCGCGAGCTGGACGGGGTGCTGGCTCACGACGTCGTGAGGGCGGTCACCGGCGTCTGA